In Truepera sp., the sequence AGATGGGCTGAGCAGGCCAAGCCGTTCGCGGCGAGTCGTGGCATTCCAGAGCACGTGATTCGTGCGATGATCTCAGAGTCGACAACCGTTGAGCTCTGGGAAGACATCGAGCGCATCACTTGCCCGATACTTCTCATCGTTGGTGGGCAGAGCCCCTCCGTAACTGCAGAGGACCTGACGCGCTATCGGACTGCGTGGCCTCGACTCCAGCTCGAGGTCTTCGAAGACTCTGGTCACGAGGTCTTTCGACCGGACTACGAGCGCTTCATGCGAGTCATTGAGCGGTTCCTGCGGGAGGTCGGCTGATCCGGCTGGCGAGGCAGATTTCAGGGTTCGGAGCCGCTGGCCCCTCAGGTTGCCCAGTTACGCGCTTGTGTCTTGTCGCATGAACGATGGAACCTGGCTGACGAGGGCCCATCTTGTGTGTAGGCGACGTCAGGAAGGGCCCCTACCCTTCGATGCAATCTGGTGTAGCGATGGGCTACGCTCTTGTGCCATGTTCTCGACTTCGCCAACAGTATCCGACCGTTTATGGAGCGGGGAGCAAAAGCGCGGGGGCCATCCCGGCCGGTCCGAGCTTCATCTCCCTGAGGCTGTTCACTGTCGGGAGCCATGGGGTCCAGGCACATGCCCGATGTCCCAGGAAGGCTGAAGCCGCAATATACCTAGCACCACAAGGCGTGCTAGGTTGGAGTCAGCCCACGAACGAAGATCCCTGGCCGCCCCGAGACCTTTGGCGTGCTGGGGCATGCCCCGCCAGCGGTCAGGGCCGACTTCGTGCGCGCAAGGAGGCAGTCTTGAAGGCTTTTGGAATCGCCGCTCTCATACTCCTCGCTGCTGGGGCGCACGCCCAGGGCGTGGCGGAAGTCCCCGTCGACGGGGTACATCTCGCGGGCTGGCTCGCACGTGGCGCTGCCATCGAGGTCGCGATCCCCCCTGACGCGACCGTGCTCGCGCTTGACTTCGGGGACGGGACCACGCCCATGGGCTGGTCGACCTTCCTGCGCGAACCCTTCGGTAACGACGTGAACCTGCTGCGGGTCGTGGTCGTGCCGCCCGAGGAGCCCGGCGGCAGCGGCGTGTGCGGCGCCAACACGGGCCTAGCCATGGTCTTCGCCAGCCAGGTGACCGGCATGGGTGACGAACCGCTCGCTCACACGCCGTTCTGCGTGCCCTACCCCGCAACCCCCGACCTGACGGACGGCATCTACCAGGTGATCCGGGAGCAGCCGGTAGCGCTGGGGGCCTGGACGCCCGTCTACCTCCACGCCTGGCTGCTCGACGTCGGAGCGGGCGAGCTGGCGCTGCCCGTCGATCAGGCGTTCGCGGTCCAGGTGGCGTTCCTGACCGGCAACAGCACCACCTTCCCGGACGGGCCGCCGCCCAGCCTCAGCGAGATCCTCGACCTGAGCTCCGTACAAGACCTCGTCGCCCCTTACCGGCTCGTCGGCACTCCCTAGGAGGAGGCCTCGGCCGGCGGGCCGCCCGGGCCCACCGCGGACCGGCGGGTTCCCTCGAGGCGCTACTCAGGCCTCGGTGTCGCTGGCGCGCTCAAGGCGCCGCCGCAACCAGACGACCAGCACCAAGGCCAACGCCGGGAGGGCGTAGCTGACTATCGGAAAGAGCGAGTACCACAGCTCCGACTGTAGCGGCGCGATCTGGCCGGGACTATACAGCAACCCGCGAGCCCGAGAAAGGAGCTCCGAGCCCACGAAGGTGACGCCGACCTGCCATCCGATGACCCCAAGAGCGGCGAGCGGGAGCACGGGCCGCGCGTTGGCCGCGAGGAAGCCCACCGCCGCCTCGATGCTGGCGGGCGAGGCGCCGAATCGCCGCACGACCAAGGCGGCCCCCAGGAGCGTGAGCACCAGACCGAGCGGGGAGGCGTAGAGCACCAGCGCGGCCGCCACCCCGCTCAACGGCGCCACCCCCGCCAGCACGACCGCCAGCAGATGCAGCGCCGTCCGCATCAGCGGCACCACCAGCCAGTAAGCGAGGAGGCCCAACAGCGCCCACTGCGCCCGCAGCTCCCAACCCAGGTTCGGCCGCACGAGGCCGAACTCGCGTGTCAACGCCTCGGGCGTGCCCAAGCGGTGCGCCGCCAGCCAGAACGCCTCCTCGGGCCGCACGCGTTCCCGCAACCCACTCTCGACGTGCTCCAAGTGATCCTCGAGCTCGTCGACCTCGCTGACGGTGAGCCCGCCCCGGCTCAGGATGGCGAGGCGCCACTGGCGCACGGCGGCCTCGCGCTCGAAGCTCACGCGGGCCCCCAGGCGCTACGGAGGGCGGCGTTGACCGCCTCCCACGACGCGCGCTCGGCCGCCAGCGCCGCCTCGCCCCGCTCGGTGATGGCGTAGTACTTGCGGCGTCGCCCCGACTCCGCCACGCGCCACGCCGCCTCGATCAACCCCTCGCGCTCCAGGCGGTGCAGCACCGGGTAGAGCATGCCCTCCTGCCAGGTGAGTGCCCCGCCCGAGAGGCGCTCCACCTCCCGCAACAGGGCGTAGCCGTAGTTCTCGCCGCGCGCCAGCACGGCCAGCACCAGCGGCCGCGAGGAAGCAGCAACCAGCTCCTTGGAGGGCGTTGCGTTCGCCATTGACCGGAACATACGTAGACGCGCTAGGCATGGTCAAGGGATGGAGCACGGAGACGGGCCGGCGCGAAGCCAAAACACGGACCGCCTGGACGCAACATGCCATCTTGCGGACGCGCCGAAGCACACAGCGTTGGGGAGGCGGTCATAATGCCGGTCAGCCATGCTTACGGACTAGCTAAGCCCACCATAAGACGACCGTTATTGGCACGGATGGAGGTTGGAACGGGAACCCAGTCACGCCCGGTAGGCCCTCGTTGCCTCATCGGTCCGCGCACCCGCCCGGCGAAGGCGCCGGCGGTGCGGTAGCTCACGACAGCTCGATGCTGGCGAACCGCGCCTTGACGTCAACTGGGGCTTCGGCAATCGCTTCCTCCAGCAGCCGCTTGCGCACCAGCCCTTGCTCCAGCGCGTCCTGCACCGCGGCCTCCAGCTGCTCGGCGCTCAGGCTGGACGCGGCGGCGTCGAGCAGGGTGCGCAGGGGCGTGGTGATTCGGTAGCCGTCGCGCTCGGTCACGTCGGACGCTGGCAAGTCCTGGCGGTGCAGCCGGACGCCGGCAGGCGGCTCCTTCCGGAAGCCCTTGGGGACGCTCAGGTGAATGCTGGCGGGCATGACGTCGCTCAGCTCGTAGGCCTGCAGGGCGGTCTCGTGGGACAGGGCGGCCTGGATCTTGCCCCCGCGGTCGCGGCTCCACAGCATGAGCCGCACGTAGGGCTCCTCGGGCGTGCGGGGGAAGCGCTCGAGGCGGTAGACGCCGTGGCCCTCGCGCCGCCAGTTGCCGACCTTCTGGTGGTAGTGCTGCGAGGCGCGGCTGTAGCCGGCCTCCAGCGCCTGGGCGGCGGTGAAGTAGCCCGCTTGCCGTTCTGCGACGGCGTAGAGCTTGCTTCGAGGGTCGGCCCGAGCGATCATCAACGCCAATCTACCCAAATGTCAAAATCTCTTTGATCATTGCGCGGCAGGCTCGCGGTCTAAGATGAGTCGACAGCGACCAAACCCGGCCAGGCTCCACCAGCGACCAGCCGCTCTGCCGGCGAAACGGGTCCCGCAGCTCTAGGACGCACGGCAAGGGCGCGAACACGGAAGCAGATCGGGGGCAGACGTGCTGATATTCATCAACTACATCGCGATCGCTGTCATCGGCGGCACCTACTACCTGCTCGCCGAACGCTTCGCGTCCGAGACACCTTTCGCTGTTGGCTTGATCGTGGCCCTCCTGGCCGGCCTGCTGATGGTGGTGGTGAACCACCTGGCGCTGAAGCGCCAGTTCGGCGCGCGCGAAGACAGCATGACGTTCCATGACTGGAACCACCGGGTCCTAGTGTTCGTCGTGACGGTGTCCGTCATGCTCAGCCTCGGCCAACTCGTGCTCACTAGGCAACTGCCCGAGCCGCGACCGGGACCCCACCTCTTCATGCTGGCCCTGTTCCTGCTGATGATCGGCCTGACGGCCTACACGCGAGGCCCACGATCTCGCCCTGAACAGAACGAGCCATCACGCGATACGACGATCTAGGGGAACCGGGACCGCCCTGAGGGTCTTGAGTAGGCGTAACAGCAACCACCGTTTACCGGACACCCTATTCCGCTAGCGAGACTCCCCACGCCGGCGGAACACATCGCCAGGCCGAGTTTTCCTAGGCCCCGAATTTATTCGGCGTTAGGGCAGTCCAGCAGCTCTTCTACCGACAAACGGTGACAAGTGGTTTAGCTTGTAGCGCCTGAGTGGCAGGTAGGTACGATCTACAATTGGTGCATGTCGAATCCAGAGAAGCTTGTTCCGCTGCCGACGGACTCGGACGGCTATATTCGCTTCCAGTGCCCGAGTTGTACAGCCAACTTCAAACTATCCAGTAACGAGCTGTACGCCCTCGAGGAGAAAGTCTTCTTCTGTGTTGCTTGCGGCCACCGTGGCACTCCCGTGAACTTCATGACTCCCGACACGACGCAGTATCTGAACGAGGCCCTCAGGAATATGGCGCGCGAGGCCATTGAGCGAAGCGTCAAGAGCTTGCGCCCGGCCAGCGGCACGGGTTTCACGCTCAAGCCGAACAGGAACTTCAAGCTGCAGCGCGAGCCCGAGTTAGAGCCGATCGCTGATGAGGAGCTAGACCTGCACGAGTTCGCATGCTGCGGTAGAAGCGCCAAGGTCAACACCCTCGACGAGTCTCTAGGTCTCTATTGCCCCTATTGCGGAGAGCAAGCGTGAACCTGGAGCAACTTACGAAGGAGCGCGCCGCGCTGTCAAAGCAGGTCAGGCAACTGCGGATGCTGGCAGCAAACGTTACAAGCAACACCGACGTAGACCACGCCAGCAACGAGATAAAGGCCTTCCTCAATGCGCTGAACGCATGCGAACCCGCAGTGTCATGGCTGGCTGAGCTGCTTGAGGACCACCCAGAGGCCGACCCTCAGATTGTGGATGGCCGCCCGCAGCGACGGGCTCCCACCGAAAGCCTGGACGCGGCAACGGCCTACCACTACCGCCTCATAACTGCGGCAGTAGGAGGGAGCGATTCACTCATCAAGATTATGTACTTTGCTAACAACTGGAGTCCGAATCTCCGGGAACTGGTAAGCGACTTCAACAGGTTGCATTTCTCACGCTTCTGGCGTGCCCTAGGCGACGTGCTGAGCGACCATCTCAATGCGCTGCAGGGCAGGATCGAAGCAGCTACCCCCCGCCAACCCGTCGCGGTTCAGCAGCATGTCCACGGCTCGTTCCACGGGATAATGGCGGGTGGTGACGTCAATTACTCCACCGTAACGATCAACAATACCTTCGACCTTGCTGACGAACTGGCTGCACTGAAGCAGGGCTTGAGTGACCTGCCCGAGGCAGATGCGGCAGCGACCGGTGCTGCTATCGATGCCTTGGTTGAGGTCGCCAACGGCAAGCAAGAGGCATCGAACCTTGAGGTTGCGCAGCATCTGGATACCGTTATCAATGCGGGCTCCGGTTTCTCTGAAGGCCTGCGCCAGATAATGCTTGGCGCCGCAGGAAGCCTCGCTGCACATGGCATCGTGCAGGCTTACTACTTCCTGGTCCGGGCCGGAGGTCTTGGCATGTAAGGGGTACCATCGTCGTGTAGCCCCGATTGCCTCCCCTCCCGGACAAGCGCCGGTGCATGAGCCTCGGGTAAGCCACTGGCGCGGCCCGCATCACACGGGCCGCGCCCCCTTTACTATGGGGGATCATGAACCCAAAAGAGGGACCGCCCGAGAAGCTCACCCTTCACCAGGCCGCGGACGCGCTCAACGCCTCCACTACTCACGTGAAGGGACTCCTCGAGCAAGGGCTCATCGCCAACCACGGCGAGGGCGCCCGCCTGCGCGTCGACCGCGACTCCCTGCTCGCCTACAAGGCGCGCGACGACCAAGAGCGCCAGGCGGTCCTCGACGAACTCACGCGCGAAGCCCAGGAGCAGGGTCATGGCTACTTGCGGGACGGTGCCGGCCAGCCCGGCCAGGAGCCCAACGCCGCCCCTGAAGCCGAGGCCTACGCCACCGAGCGCGTGCAGGAGTTCTTGTCAGAAGACGCCATGACCCCAGAGCTGCGCGCCCGCGCGGACGCGCGCTTGAAGCAGAAAGCCGCAGGCAACGAGCCTCGCCTGGCGCCCGTGCACCCCGGCGAGATCCTAGGCAGCGAGTTCCTCAAGCCACTGGCCCTCAGCCCGAGCGAGCTGGCCCGGCACCTGCGCCTGCGCGCCGAGGACCTGGAGCAGCTGCTCCGCGGCGAGCGCGGCGTCACCGCCGACGACGCCCTGCGCCTGGCGCGCTACTTCAGCACCACCCCCGAGTTCTGGCTGAACCTGCAAGCGCAGCACGACCTCGAGGTCGAGCGCGAACGCTTGCGCCACGAGCTCGAGGCGATCACGCCGCGCTCCGGCCCTGACGATGCCTAAGCGCCCTGGGCGCTTCCTGTTATCCTTCCTAGGAGTCCCGGGGCCTTCCTCTCCTGGCCGGGCCTAGCGCCGGTGATGAATCTCGGGTATGCCTCGCAAGAGGAATGTGGCCCGCGAGCCAAGCGCTCGCGGGCCACGGTCACTTCCGACGATCCGCGCCCGAGTAGCGATCAAGACCCTGAGAGCACCGCACCCGGAACAACAGGTCACGGTGGAAGCCATGACCCGCACCGGCGCGGCCGGACCCATCCCCTATCCTTTGAGGCCGGTCTAGAGTGATGGGGATGCCGCACCAGAAGCAAAGCAAGCAGAAGGCCAGGACCTGGCGTGAAGTGCGCGCCAAGGCCATCAAGGAAGGGCGCCTGAACGAGGAGGCGATCGAGGCGTACAAGCGCCGCCTGCTCGCCGAGGAACGCGCTCACGACGAACGCCAGCAAGGCGACGAAGACGACGACGCCTAGGCGCCCCGCTCCACCAGCGCCAGGAGCCCCGTCAGGTCCGCGACGCTGAAGGTCTTGAGCCTGCCGGCCACGAGCCTTGCGGCCTCCACCTCGCTCGAAGACAGCGCCTCCACCGCCTGGCCGGGGGCCCAGCCGCGCGCCTCCAGCCCGTCCAGGGTCCGGCTCGCCAGGCGCGCCTCCTCGAGGCGCTCCTCGAGATCCTTAAGCCCCAGGTCGGCGAACACGTTGGCGCTGCCTGGGGTGATCACGTTCCCCCCCTCGCTTGCGCCCAGGACCCCTCCCGCGCCCGCACGAGCGGACGCGGCCCCTCAGTAGCGCTCGTCGTCGCGTAGCTTAGCAATGGACTCGCCGGCGCTATCGCGCATGGGCGGCACGCCGGCGCGCAGGGCAGCGCGGTCCAAGAAACGCGCCGCGCCCCCGGGCGGCGCCAGGCGCGCCACCGGCCTGCCGTGACGCGTGATGATGACCGACTCGCCCGCCTCTACTGCCGCCAGCAGCCGCGACCAGTTCCTCCGCGCCTCGGTAACACTCACCTGCCGCACCAGCACCCCCTTCGGAAACAGCCCACCTGTCACGGCCGCGGCCGGGCTGCCGCAACGGAAAACGGCCCGCCGTGGGGGGTCGGCGGGCCGCCCTAGAGTATGAGCGCTTCCAGCTGCCTAACGGCGTGGCACTCCTCCCCGAACTCCGCCGCCACCAGGCGCCTGAACTCCGCGAGGCGCACGCTGCAATAAGCCGGCGCCGGCAGCGGCGGGCGCTCCAGCAGGTCCTCGAGCGCTGCGAGCTCGTCGGGCGGCAACCAGCTCACGACCTGGTGAGCGATTATAAGGTCCTCAAGCGACATGCCCCACACTAGCCGAGCGTCTCCGCCTTGACTCCAATAGCTCGGCTCAAGCCCACAGTGACTAGGCAAGAACCAATTCGGCCCATTCCCAGGGCGAAAAACCCCAACACGGTGTCACGAGGCAGGCACGCAAATAGCGCTCGGTATTCTCGTCATTCGATCTGAGTCTCTGAGCAATCACCCCGCCGGTGTGTTCGCACCGCCAACAGAGTCATCCCGCGACCCGAACCCCATCATCAAGTGCCTACCCCTGAAGGCAACGATTGCACAATCAAACCAGGCCATTCTCAACTATCCATGCTACGGCTGTGTGCTTCCACCTCCGCAGACGTTTCAAGTCTGACAGAAGAGGTTTCCGGACAAGCTGGACAGAAAGCCCGTCATTAATGGACCTAACAACTGTAGACATGACGCTAGAACTTAGAACAGACAAGCGATGAATCACGAAGTTTCAGGCAAGCCCCGAAGATGATCTGAGAGCACAACCCGGAACTTGAAGTGAGGATTTCCTACTCTCGAAGGCACCCGACCAATCAACGCCCGCGAAGGCAAGCGGTTCCAGGGCGAGAGAAACACCAGGTGTTTCTCTGCTTCGCCGTGAAACACAGCGAAGCAGCGATCGGCGTGGCCTTGCGACCGTCGTCATCCAGACATCATCCACGACCTAAGGGTGGAGAAGGGATTCGCCGTACTCCAGGAGCGTGCCTTTCATGATCGGGGCCTGCTCGCGAAC encodes:
- a CDS encoding type II toxin-antitoxin system prevent-host-death family antitoxin, which produces MRQVSVTEARRNWSRLLAAVEAGESVIITRHGRPVARLAPPGGAARFLDRAALRAGVPPMRDSAGESIAKLRDDERY
- a CDS encoding HigA family addiction module antitoxin; the protein is MNPKEGPPEKLTLHQAADALNASTTHVKGLLEQGLIANHGEGARLRVDRDSLLAYKARDDQERQAVLDELTREAQEQGHGYLRDGAGQPGQEPNAAPEAEAYATERVQEFLSEDAMTPELRARADARLKQKAAGNEPRLAPVHPGEILGSEFLKPLALSPSELARHLRLRAEDLEQLLRGERGVTADDALRLARYFSTTPEFWLNLQAQHDLEVERERLRHELEAITPRSGPDDA
- a CDS encoding helix-turn-helix transcriptional regulator, whose amino-acid sequence is MANATPSKELVAASSRPLVLAVLARGENYGYALLREVERLSGGALTWQEGMLYPVLHRLEREGLIEAAWRVAESGRRRKYYAITERGEAALAAERASWEAVNAALRSAWGPA